From Gallus gallus isolate bGalGal1 chromosome 14, bGalGal1.mat.broiler.GRCg7b, whole genome shotgun sequence, one genomic window encodes:
- the PMS2 gene encoding mismatch repair endonuclease PMS2 (The RefSeq protein has 2 substitutions compared to this genomic sequence), producing MEEAAPCSEPAKTIKRIDRESVHRICSGQVVLSLGTAVKELVENSLDAGATNIDVRLKDHGAELIEVSDNGGGVEEENFEGLTLKHYTSKIQDFSDLIHVETFGFRGEALSSLCALSDVTISTCHKSAKVGTRLVFDHNGKITQKAPYPRQQGTTVSIQQLFHTLPVRHKEFQRNIKKEYAKMVQILQAYCIISKGVRINCTNQVGQGKKSPVVSTTGGPNLKENIGAVFGKKQLQSLIPFVQLPPNEAVCEEYGLKSTDLPEKLYSITGFISRCDHGVGRSTTDRQFFFINQRPCDPAKVVKLVNEVYHLYNKHQYPFIVLNICVDSECVDINVTPDKRQILLQEEKLLLAILKTSLIEMFGSDVNKLNVNQNLLDIVGNVKAPPGDAEKPWVEMSHHSETENPSSEGKRVMTLSRLRESFSLHQTESYFQSPKKVKQRHSSSKQLSLDTILSTVRTQKAVLSEDSESCHEMKSKMPVPRKYLRKVDDIDSGFCSTSESDAGYNTPEAGSCVISESVNNPIEEEFCSSEEQHQNEYLKTVGHSEKSLECDIQVLGTEHKLNRVNDCNNQTNLPQEASNSLPRVRRFKNEADDFKAGIHPKVENTRNYMPCVDVLVEVKKKTVPLEFSMKALAERLRKIVQQQQKCTETQNYRRFRAKISPGENKVAEDELRKEISKEMFAKMEIIGQFNLGFIIAKLNSDLFIIDQHATDEKYNFEMLQQHTVLQGQKLIAPQNLNLTAVNETVLIENLEIFRKNGFDFVINENAPVTQRVKLISLPTSKNWTFGPQDIDELIFMLSDCPGVMCRPSRVRQMFASRACRKSVMIGTALNVQEMKKLVTHMGEIEHPWNCPHGRPTMRHIASLDLIASE from the exons ATGGAGGAGGCCGCGCCGTG CTCGGAGCCCGCCAAGACCATCAAGCGCATCGACCGCGAGTCTGTGCACCGGATCTGCTCGGGGCAGGTGGTGCTGAGCCTGGGCACGGCCGtgaaggagctggtggagaaCAGCCTGGACGCCGGAGCGACCAACATCG ATGTAAGACTTAAAGACCACGGGGCGGAGCTGATAGAGGTTTCAGATAACGGAGGTGGAGTGGAAGAGGAAAACTTTGAAGGATTAA CTCTGAAACATTATACGTCAAAGATACAAGATTTTTCTGATCTAATACATGTTGAGACATTTGGGTTTCGAGGTGAAGCTCTCAGTTCGTTGTGTGCATTAAG TGATGTTACCATTTCGACTTGCCATAAGTCTGCAAAGGTTGGGACTCGTTTGGTATTTGATCACAATGGTAAGATTACCCAGAAAGCTCCTTATCCACGGCAGCAAGGAACAACTGTGAGCATACAGCAGCTATTTCATACTTTGCCAGTGCGACATAAGGAATTTCAAAGAAACATCAAAAAG GAATATGCAAAAATGGTTCAGATACTGCAAGCATACTGTATTATTTCAAAAGGAGTGCGGATTAATTGCACTAATCAAGTTGGTCAAGGAAAAAAGAGCCCTGTGGTATCCACTACTGGAGGTCCTAACTTAAAGGAAAACATTGGAGCAGTATTTGGGAAAAAACAG ttgcAGAGCCTGATTCCTTTTGTTCAGCTGCCTCCTAATGAAGCTGTTTGTGAAGAATATGGACTCAAATCTACAGACCTTCCAGAAAAGCTGTATAG TATTACGGGCTTCATTTCTCGTTGTGATCATGGTGTTGGAAGGAGTACAACAGACAGACAGTTTTTCTTTATCAACCAACGTCCATGTGATCCAGCAAAG GTTGTCAAGCTTGTGAATGAAGTTTATCACTTATACAATAAACACCAGTATCCTTTTATTGTCCTTAACATTTGTGTAGATTCTG aGTGTGTCGACATCAACGTAACTCCAGACAAGAGACAAATTCTGcttcaagaagaaaagcttttattggCAATTTTAAAAACTTCTCTGATAGAGATGTTTGGTAGTGATGTTAACAAACTGAACGTTAATCAGAATCTTCTGGACATTGTAG GCAATGTGAAGGCACCTCCTGGAGACGCAGAAAAGCCCTGGGTAGAAATGTCACATCACTCTGAGACTGAAAATCCAAGCAGTGAAGGGAAAAGAGTAATGACTCTTTCCAGATTAAGGGAGTCATTCTCTCTCCATCAAACTGAGAGTTATTTCCAAAGCCCAAAGAAGGTAAAACAGCGACACAGCTCCAGTAAACAGCTGTCACTTGATACCATTTTGAGTACTGTGAGGACTCAAAAGGCTGTTTTGAGTGAGGATTCTGAGAGTTGTCATGAGATGAAGTCAAAGATGCCAGTTCCAAGGAAATATTTGAGAAAAGTAGATGATATTGATTCTGGATTCTGTAGCACTTCTGAATCAGATGCTGGATATAACACACCAGAGGCTGGGAGTTGTGTCATCAGTGAAAGTGTAAATAATCCCATTGAAGAAGAATTCTGTAGCTCAGAAGAACAACATCAAAATGAGTATCTTAAGACTGTTGGACATAGTGAGAAATCATTGGAATGTGACATTCAGGTCTTGGGCACTGAACATAAATTAAATCGAGTGAATGACTGCAATAACCAAACTAACTTACCTCAAGAAGCCACTAACTCTTTACCAAGAGTAAGACGTTTTAAAAATGAGGCAGATGACTTCAAAGCAGGTATACATCCTAAAGTGGAGAATACCAGAAACTATATGCCATGTGTTGATGTACTGGtggaagttaaaaagaaaactgtgccGCTTGAATTCTCAATGAAAGCTTTAGCTGAAAGGGTAAGAAAGATTGTACAGCAACAGCAGAAGtgtacagaaacacaaaattaCAGAAGATTTAGAGCAAAAATTAGTCctggagaaaataaagtagCAGAAGATGAATTAAGAAAAGAGATCAG TAaagaaatgtttgcaaaaaTGGAAATCATTGGCCAGTTCAATTTAGGGTTTATAATAGCCAAGTTGAATTCTGATCTTTTCATAATTGACCAACATGCTACTGATGAGAAGTACAACTTTGAGATGTTACAGCAACACACTGTTCTTCAAGGCCAGAAGCTGATAGC gcCTCAAAATCTCAATTTAACTGCTGTAAATGAAACAGTACTGATTGAAAACCtggaaatattcagaaaaaatggGTTTGATTTTGTGATAAATGAAAATG CTCCTGTAACCCAGAGAGTTAAATTAATATCCTTGCCAACAAGCAAGAACTGGACATTTGGTCCTCAAGACATAGATGAGCTGATCTTCATGTTAAGTGACTGCCCGGGAGTCATGTGTAGACCCTCCAGAGTCAGACAGATGTTTGCTTCTCGAGCTTGCAGAAAATCT GTGATGATTGGAACTGCACTGAATGTGCAGGAGATGAAAAAACTGGTTACCCACATGGGTGAGATCGAGCACCCCTGGAACTGCCCCCACGGGCGGCCTACGATGAGGCACATAGCCAGCCTGGATTTGATTGCATCGGAGTGA
- the AIMP2 gene encoding aminoacyl tRNA synthase complex-interacting multifunctional protein 2 isoform X1, with amino-acid sequence MPMYKVKPLHGAAGPLPAEQLPTCMYRVPCLHRCATPQEEVDPSLQALESRQEEILKRLYELKSAVDGLSKMIQTPDADFDVTHVIQNDESSPLTTNGADLDLMLGKDYGALKDIVINANPSVPPLSLLVLHSLLCERYKILSAVHTHSSVKSVPEKLLKCFGEQMKKQPRHEYQLGFTLIWKDVAKPQMKFSIQTMCPIEGEGNIARFLFSLFGQKYNAITSTLIDSWVDTAIFQLKEGSSKEKGAVLRSMNAALGKTSWLVGNELTVADIVAWCALQQTGSANAAPSNVQKWMKSCENLAPFSSVMKLLK; translated from the exons ATGCCCATGTACAAGGTGAAGCCGCTGCACGGCGCCGCGGGCCCGCTGCCGGCCGAGCAGCTTCCCACATGCATGTACCGCGTGCCCTGCCTGCACCGCTGCGCCACGCCGCAG GAAGAAGTTGACCCGTCGCTTCAAGCCCTTGAATCCCGCCAGGAGGAGATTCTGAAACGTCTGTATGAGCTGAAGAGCGCCGTGGATGGTCTCTCAAAGATGATACAGACTCCTGATGCTGACTTTGATGTAACTCATGTCATTCAAAATGATGAGTCTTCTCCTTTGACAACAAATGGAGCAGACTTAGATTTGATGCTTGGAAAG GATTATGGTGCCCTGAAAGATATCGTAATCAATGCAAATCCTTCTGTACCCCCACTGTCCTTATTAGTACTGCACAGCCTGCTCTGTGAGCGCTATAAGATACTGTCAGCTGTTCACACACATTCATCGGTGAAAAGTGTGCCAGAAAAGCTCTTGAAATGCTTTGGAGAGCAGATGAAGAAGCAACCACGCCACGAATATCAGTTGGGCTTCACTCTCATATGGAAGGATG TTGCAAAGCCTCAGATGAAGTTCAGCATTCAAACAATGTGCCCAATTGAGGGAGAAGGCAACATTGCtagatttctcttttccctttttggcCAGAAGTACAATGCAATTACTTCAACTCTGATTGACAGCTGGGTTGACACAGCCATCTTCCAGCTCAAAGAAGGTAGCAgtaaagaaaaaggagcagTCTTGCGATCCATGAATGCTGCCCTGGGCAAGACATCGTGGTTGGTGGGAAATGAACTCACCGTGGCAGATATTGTTGCATGGTGTGCGCTTCAGCAGACAGGTAGTGCAAATGCTGCACCATCCAACGTGCAGAAATGGATGAAGTCCTGTGAGAACTTAGCACCTTTCAGCTCTGTTATGAAGCTACTGAAATAA
- the AIMP2 gene encoding aminoacyl tRNA synthase complex-interacting multifunctional protein 2 isoform X2, whose amino-acid sequence MPMYKEEVDPSLQALESRQEEILKRLYELKSAVDGLSKMIQTPDADFDVTHVIQNDESSPLTTNGADLDLMLGKDYGALKDIVINANPSVPPLSLLVLHSLLCERYKILSAVHTHSSVKSVPEKLLKCFGEQMKKQPRHEYQLGFTLIWKDVAKPQMKFSIQTMCPIEGEGNIARFLFSLFGQKYNAITSTLIDSWVDTAIFQLKEGSSKEKGAVLRSMNAALGKTSWLVGNELTVADIVAWCALQQTGSANAAPSNVQKWMKSCENLAPFSSVMKLLK is encoded by the exons ATGCCCATGTACAAG GAAGAAGTTGACCCGTCGCTTCAAGCCCTTGAATCCCGCCAGGAGGAGATTCTGAAACGTCTGTATGAGCTGAAGAGCGCCGTGGATGGTCTCTCAAAGATGATACAGACTCCTGATGCTGACTTTGATGTAACTCATGTCATTCAAAATGATGAGTCTTCTCCTTTGACAACAAATGGAGCAGACTTAGATTTGATGCTTGGAAAG GATTATGGTGCCCTGAAAGATATCGTAATCAATGCAAATCCTTCTGTACCCCCACTGTCCTTATTAGTACTGCACAGCCTGCTCTGTGAGCGCTATAAGATACTGTCAGCTGTTCACACACATTCATCGGTGAAAAGTGTGCCAGAAAAGCTCTTGAAATGCTTTGGAGAGCAGATGAAGAAGCAACCACGCCACGAATATCAGTTGGGCTTCACTCTCATATGGAAGGATG TTGCAAAGCCTCAGATGAAGTTCAGCATTCAAACAATGTGCCCAATTGAGGGAGAAGGCAACATTGCtagatttctcttttccctttttggcCAGAAGTACAATGCAATTACTTCAACTCTGATTGACAGCTGGGTTGACACAGCCATCTTCCAGCTCAAAGAAGGTAGCAgtaaagaaaaaggagcagTCTTGCGATCCATGAATGCTGCCCTGGGCAAGACATCGTGGTTGGTGGGAAATGAACTCACCGTGGCAGATATTGTTGCATGGTGTGCGCTTCAGCAGACAGGTAGTGCAAATGCTGCACCATCCAACGTGCAGAAATGGATGAAGTCCTGTGAGAACTTAGCACCTTTCAGCTCTGTTATGAAGCTACTGAAATAA
- the AIMP2 gene encoding aminoacyl tRNA synthase complex-interacting multifunctional protein 2 isoform X3, protein MIQTPDADFDVTHVIQNDESSPLTTNGADLDLMLGKDYGALKDIVINANPSVPPLSLLVLHSLLCERYKILSAVHTHSSVKSVPEKLLKCFGEQMKKQPRHEYQLGFTLIWKDVAKPQMKFSIQTMCPIEGEGNIARFLFSLFGQKYNAITSTLIDSWVDTAIFQLKEGSSKEKGAVLRSMNAALGKTSWLVGNELTVADIVAWCALQQTGSANAAPSNVQKWMKSCENLAPFSSVMKLLK, encoded by the exons ATGATACAGACTCCTGATGCTGACTTTGATGTAACTCATGTCATTCAAAATGATGAGTCTTCTCCTTTGACAACAAATGGAGCAGACTTAGATTTGATGCTTGGAAAG GATTATGGTGCCCTGAAAGATATCGTAATCAATGCAAATCCTTCTGTACCCCCACTGTCCTTATTAGTACTGCACAGCCTGCTCTGTGAGCGCTATAAGATACTGTCAGCTGTTCACACACATTCATCGGTGAAAAGTGTGCCAGAAAAGCTCTTGAAATGCTTTGGAGAGCAGATGAAGAAGCAACCACGCCACGAATATCAGTTGGGCTTCACTCTCATATGGAAGGATG TTGCAAAGCCTCAGATGAAGTTCAGCATTCAAACAATGTGCCCAATTGAGGGAGAAGGCAACATTGCtagatttctcttttccctttttggcCAGAAGTACAATGCAATTACTTCAACTCTGATTGACAGCTGGGTTGACACAGCCATCTTCCAGCTCAAAGAAGGTAGCAgtaaagaaaaaggagcagTCTTGCGATCCATGAATGCTGCCCTGGGCAAGACATCGTGGTTGGTGGGAAATGAACTCACCGTGGCAGATATTGTTGCATGGTGTGCGCTTCAGCAGACAGGTAGTGCAAATGCTGCACCATCCAACGTGCAGAAATGGATGAAGTCCTGTGAGAACTTAGCACCTTTCAGCTCTGTTATGAAGCTACTGAAATAA
- the RSPH10B gene encoding radial spoke head 10 homolog B isoform X2, whose translation MAKDKKKDGKKSEKPTHPAPAPSAAAESSPTELTGLHASADEVEEAQASAAESDKEIEKAEGPPGQQDVPPYYQEPILTQLIVKSYEGDKVRRLYEGEGVAFFEGGNIYKGMFSEGFMHGQGTYTWADGVKYEGTFVKNVQMFHGYYMWNDGSIYEGSVKNGLRHGFGFFRSGIHPVSYIGYWYKGKRHGKGTIYYDQEHMSWYSGDWVDNVKEGWGIRCYKSGNTYEGHWEKNVRHGKGRMRWLTADQEYVGQWVYGVQHGYGTHVWFLKRMPASQYPLRNKYMGDFVNGERHGRGKFIYASGAVYDGEWAHNKKHGKGKFVFKNGSIYEGEFRGDKMVECPSFQLDAVSAPKLNAICSGSCSGSETIRIINNSENPSALGSDIELDISSLLNLLPREERQEEVKQVEFAVLRHITKLRGVYTFYSSLGCNDSPDNTFLMTRLQFWRFLKDCCFHHSSMTLAEMDRMLSGDKTPLEEIHSPYETLLFRTFLSHLIHLSFHIYHEEYKDKGLYLHKCFTEMMSRNVIPTACHVQGLLFSEQHRAVFAMRYIDKCWEIYRAFCRQNARPPFEPTMKMRQFLWMLNDFKLLGKQLTAARLVEILFKDGPSLHDSNSSNLEQEVLRPCEDRGQTLQEFLMGSVQSSHTTHGSVKDVRPLSSWDAEKEQDFSPTSELIDELEAQTGKDKEFDWWMYQVQIFFTNKFFPAYHHEKVLKAKIKENQIRNAELAELRRKKDEEIAKLIAEREAEDAKKQKEAAEEEVSLESKSTVFKELEEPGAQLAPPPKEEASAVPPPAVTKVPTGTKRRRK comes from the exons ATGGCGAAGGATAAGAAGAAGGATGGCAAGAAGTCAGAGAAGCCCACCCATCCTGCCCCTGCACCCAGCGCTGCAGCTGAGAGTAGTCCCACAGAGCTGACAGGTCTGCACGCCTCCGCCGACGAGGTGGAAGAAGCACAAGCGAGTGCAGCAGAATCAgataaagaaatagagaaagcaGAGGGACCTCCCGGCCAACAAGACGTTCCTCCATACTACCAGGAGCCCATTCTTACTCAACTCATTGTGAAAAG ctaTGAAGGTGACAAAGTTCGTAGGTTGTATGAGGGTGAAGGTGTTGCGTTTTTTGAGGGAGGAAATATATATAAG GGCATGTTTTCTGAAGGGTTTATGCATGGACAAGGGACTTACACATGGGCTGATGGAGTGAAGTATGAG GGAACGTTTGTTAAGAATGTGCAGATGTTTCATGGATACTATATGTGGAATGATGGCAGTATTTATGAAGGCTCAGTCAAAAATGGACTTAGGCATGGATTTGGCTTTTTCCGGAGTGGTATCCATCCAGTTTCTTACATTGGTTACTGGTATAAAGGCAAAAGACATGGAAAG GGCACCATTTATTATGACCAGGAACATATGTCTTGGTACTCAGGTGACTGGGTAGATAACGTCAAAGAAGGATGGGGAATAAGATG CTATAAGTCTGGAAATACCTATGAAGGTCACTGGGAGAAAAATGTGCGTCATGGAAAGGGAAGAATGAGGTGGCTGACAGCTGATCAGGAGTATGTTGGACAGTGGGTGTACGGCGTACAG catggaTATGGCACCCACGTGTGGTTTCTGAAGAGAATGCCTGCATCGCAGTATCCCTTGAGGAATAAGTACATGGGGGACTTTGTGAACGGGGAGCGCCACGGACGTGGGAAGTTCATCTATGCCAGTGGAGCGGTGTACGATGGTGAATGGGCTCATAATAAGAAGCATGGCAAG GGCAAGTTTGTCTTCAAGAATGGAAGTATTTACGAAGGAGAGTTTAGAGGTGATAAGATGGTAGAATGTCCCTCTTTTCAGCTGGATGCAGTGAGTGCTCCAAAGCTGAATGCCATTTGCTCAGGAAGTTGTTCTGGTTCTG AAACAATCAGAATCATTAACAACTCAGAAAACCCATCTGCTCTGGGATCAGATATTGAATTAGATATATCTTCACTGCTTAACTTGTTGCCAAGGGAAGAGAGGCAAGAAGAAGTGAAACAA GTAGAATTTGCTGTGTTGAGACATATTACAAAACTGAGAGGAGTTTACACCTTTTACAGCAGCTTAGGCTGTAATGATTCTCCTGACAACACCTTCCTTATGACCAGGCTCCAGTTTTGGAGATTTCTGAAGGACTGCTGCTTCCATCACTCCAGTATGACTCTTGCTGAAATGGATCGGATGTTGAGTG gTGATAAAACACCACTTGAGGAGATACATTCTCCATATGAGACTTTACTGTTTAGAACATTTTTATCTCACCTTATTCATCTATCATTTCATATCTATCATGAGGAATACAA AGATAAAGGTCTTTACTTGCATAAGTGTTTCACTGAAATGATGTCCAGGAATGTTATTCCCACTGCATGTCATGTTCAGG GTTTGTTATTTTCTGAACAGCATCGTGCTGTTTTTGCCATGAGGTACATTGACAAATGCTGGGAAATATACAGAGCTTTTTGTCGTCAGAATGCCAGACCTCCGTTTGAACCCACAATGAAAATGAGGCAGTTCCTTTGGATGTTGAAT GATTTTAAACTTCTCGGCAAACAATTAACTGCTGCAAGACTTGTGGAAATACTTTTCAAAGATGGTCCCTCCCTACATGACAGCAACAGTAGCAACCTGGAGCAGGAG GTGCTGAGACCTTGTGAAGACAGAGGGCAAACTCTTCAAGAATTTCTAATGG GTAGTGTCCAGTCATCCCACACAACTCATGGCAGTGTCAAAGATGTTCGGCCATTGTCCAGTTGGgatgcagaaaaagaacaggaTTTCTCTCCAACGTCAGAATTGATAG ATGAACTGGAAGCCCAAACTGGAAAAGATAAGGAATTTGATTGGTGGATGTATCAAGTGCAAATCTTTTTTACGAACAAGTTTTTTCCTGCCTACCACCATGAAAAAGTGttgaaggcaaaaataaaagaaaatcaaatacgGAATGCTGAGTTAGCTgagctgagaaggaagaaggatgaGGAGATAGCAAA ACTTATtgctgaaagagaagcagaagatgcaaaaaagcagaaagaagctgcagaagaagaagTGTCACTGGAGTCTAAGAGTACAGTTTTTAAGGAGTTAGAAGAGCCCGGTGCACAGTTAGCACCCCCTCCAAAGGAAGAGGCATCTGCTGTACCACCCCCAGCTGTTACCAAGGTGCCTACAGGAaccaagaggaggaggaagtaa
- the RSPH10B gene encoding radial spoke head 10 homolog B isoform X1 has translation MAKDKKKDGKKSEKPTHPAPAPSAAAESSPTELTGLHASADEVEEAQASAAESDKEIEKAEGPPGQQDVPPYYQEPILTQLIVKSYEGDKVRRLYEGEGVAFFEGGNIYKGMFSEGFMHGQGTYTWADGVKYEGTFVKNVQMFHGYYMWNDGSIYEGSVKNGLRHGFGFFRSGIHPVSYIGYWYKGKRHGKGTIYYDQEHMSWYSGDWVDNVKEGWGIRCYKSGNTYEGHWEKNVRHGKGRMRWLTADQEYVGQWVYGVQHGYGTHVWFLKRMPASQYPLRNKYMGDFVNGERHGRGKFIYASGAVYDGEWAHNKKHGKGKFVFKNGSIYEGEFRGDKMVECPSFQLDAVSAPKLNAICSGSCSGSETIRIINNSENPSALGSDIELDISSLLNLLPREERQEEVKQVEFAVLRHITKLRGVYTFYSSLGCNDSPDNTFLMTRLQFWRFLKDCCFHHSSMTLAEMDRMLSGDKTPLEEIHSPYETLLFRTFLSHLIHLSFHIYHEEYKDKGLYLHKCFTEMMSRNVIPTACHVQGLLFSEQHRAVFAMRYIDKCWEIYRAFCRQNARPPFEPTMKMRQFLWMLNDFKLLGKQLTAARLVEILFKDGPSLHDSNSSNLEQELVFLEFVEALLHCALVYVTSDVIKEQVDRDNQKRSSFRMEGFSEGTANVPFYTQYSPSQVLRPCEDRGQTLQEFLMGSVQSSHTTHGSVKDVRPLSSWDAEKEQDFSPTSELIDELEAQTGKDKEFDWWMYQVQIFFTNKFFPAYHHEKVLKAKIKENQIRNAELAELRRKKDEEIAKLIAEREAEDAKKQKEAAEEEVSLESKSTVFKELEEPGAQLAPPPKEEASAVPPPAVTKVPTGTKRRRK, from the exons ATGGCGAAGGATAAGAAGAAGGATGGCAAGAAGTCAGAGAAGCCCACCCATCCTGCCCCTGCACCCAGCGCTGCAGCTGAGAGTAGTCCCACAGAGCTGACAGGTCTGCACGCCTCCGCCGACGAGGTGGAAGAAGCACAAGCGAGTGCAGCAGAATCAgataaagaaatagagaaagcaGAGGGACCTCCCGGCCAACAAGACGTTCCTCCATACTACCAGGAGCCCATTCTTACTCAACTCATTGTGAAAAG ctaTGAAGGTGACAAAGTTCGTAGGTTGTATGAGGGTGAAGGTGTTGCGTTTTTTGAGGGAGGAAATATATATAAG GGCATGTTTTCTGAAGGGTTTATGCATGGACAAGGGACTTACACATGGGCTGATGGAGTGAAGTATGAG GGAACGTTTGTTAAGAATGTGCAGATGTTTCATGGATACTATATGTGGAATGATGGCAGTATTTATGAAGGCTCAGTCAAAAATGGACTTAGGCATGGATTTGGCTTTTTCCGGAGTGGTATCCATCCAGTTTCTTACATTGGTTACTGGTATAAAGGCAAAAGACATGGAAAG GGCACCATTTATTATGACCAGGAACATATGTCTTGGTACTCAGGTGACTGGGTAGATAACGTCAAAGAAGGATGGGGAATAAGATG CTATAAGTCTGGAAATACCTATGAAGGTCACTGGGAGAAAAATGTGCGTCATGGAAAGGGAAGAATGAGGTGGCTGACAGCTGATCAGGAGTATGTTGGACAGTGGGTGTACGGCGTACAG catggaTATGGCACCCACGTGTGGTTTCTGAAGAGAATGCCTGCATCGCAGTATCCCTTGAGGAATAAGTACATGGGGGACTTTGTGAACGGGGAGCGCCACGGACGTGGGAAGTTCATCTATGCCAGTGGAGCGGTGTACGATGGTGAATGGGCTCATAATAAGAAGCATGGCAAG GGCAAGTTTGTCTTCAAGAATGGAAGTATTTACGAAGGAGAGTTTAGAGGTGATAAGATGGTAGAATGTCCCTCTTTTCAGCTGGATGCAGTGAGTGCTCCAAAGCTGAATGCCATTTGCTCAGGAAGTTGTTCTGGTTCTG AAACAATCAGAATCATTAACAACTCAGAAAACCCATCTGCTCTGGGATCAGATATTGAATTAGATATATCTTCACTGCTTAACTTGTTGCCAAGGGAAGAGAGGCAAGAAGAAGTGAAACAA GTAGAATTTGCTGTGTTGAGACATATTACAAAACTGAGAGGAGTTTACACCTTTTACAGCAGCTTAGGCTGTAATGATTCTCCTGACAACACCTTCCTTATGACCAGGCTCCAGTTTTGGAGATTTCTGAAGGACTGCTGCTTCCATCACTCCAGTATGACTCTTGCTGAAATGGATCGGATGTTGAGTG gTGATAAAACACCACTTGAGGAGATACATTCTCCATATGAGACTTTACTGTTTAGAACATTTTTATCTCACCTTATTCATCTATCATTTCATATCTATCATGAGGAATACAA AGATAAAGGTCTTTACTTGCATAAGTGTTTCACTGAAATGATGTCCAGGAATGTTATTCCCACTGCATGTCATGTTCAGG GTTTGTTATTTTCTGAACAGCATCGTGCTGTTTTTGCCATGAGGTACATTGACAAATGCTGGGAAATATACAGAGCTTTTTGTCGTCAGAATGCCAGACCTCCGTTTGAACCCACAATGAAAATGAGGCAGTTCCTTTGGATGTTGAAT GATTTTAAACTTCTCGGCAAACAATTAACTGCTGCAAGACTTGTGGAAATACTTTTCAAAGATGGTCCCTCCCTACATGACAGCAACAGTAGCAACCTGGAGCAGGAG cTGGTTTTTCTTGAATTTGTTGAAGCTCTTCTTCATTGTGCATTGGTGTATGTTACCAGTGATGTGATTAAGGAGCAGGTAGATCGAGATAATCAGAAAAGAAGTAGCTTTAGAATGGAGGGTTTCTCTGAAGGAACCGCAAACGTGCCTTTCTACACACAGTATTCTCCCTCCCAG GTGCTGAGACCTTGTGAAGACAGAGGGCAAACTCTTCAAGAATTTCTAATGG GTAGTGTCCAGTCATCCCACACAACTCATGGCAGTGTCAAAGATGTTCGGCCATTGTCCAGTTGGgatgcagaaaaagaacaggaTTTCTCTCCAACGTCAGAATTGATAG ATGAACTGGAAGCCCAAACTGGAAAAGATAAGGAATTTGATTGGTGGATGTATCAAGTGCAAATCTTTTTTACGAACAAGTTTTTTCCTGCCTACCACCATGAAAAAGTGttgaaggcaaaaataaaagaaaatcaaatacgGAATGCTGAGTTAGCTgagctgagaaggaagaaggatgaGGAGATAGCAAA ACTTATtgctgaaagagaagcagaagatgcaaaaaagcagaaagaagctgcagaagaagaagTGTCACTGGAGTCTAAGAGTACAGTTTTTAAGGAGTTAGAAGAGCCCGGTGCACAGTTAGCACCCCCTCCAAAGGAAGAGGCATCTGCTGTACCACCCCCAGCTGTTACCAAGGTGCCTACAGGAaccaagaggaggaggaagtaa